A stretch of the Arachis stenosperma cultivar V10309 chromosome 6, arast.V10309.gnm1.PFL2, whole genome shotgun sequence genome encodes the following:
- the LOC130932948 gene encoding photosystem I reaction center subunit IV, chloroplastic-like produces MASCNMASAASRLVLSPNKVACKTNINTVMWFPTKKNILNTSRLIVRAEEEAAAATSETAEPPPPEDETAPKPKPPPIGPKRGAKVKIVRKESYWYNGIGSVVAVDQDPKTRYPVVVRFNKVNYANVSTNNYALDEIQEVN; encoded by the exons ATGGCTAGTTGTAACATGGCTTCAGCTGCATCTAGATTGGTGCTGTCACCTAATAAAGTTGCTTGCAAAACAAACATAAACACGGTTATGTGGTTCCCTACAAAAAAGAACATTCTTAATACTTCTAGGCTTATTGTGAGAGCGGAAGAAGAGGCTGCCGCTGCCACATCTGAAACCGCCGAACCCCCTCCACCGGAAGACGAAACAGCTCCAAAACCCAAGCCACCACCAATTGGTCCCAAGAGAGGTGCTAAG GTTAAGATTGTTAGGAAGGAATCATACTGGTACAACGGCATTGGTTCAGTTGTGGCTGTAGATCAG GACCCGAAGACAAGGTACCCAGTGGTGGTTCGATTCAACAAAGTTAACTATGCCAATGTATCAACCAACAACTATGCTTTGGATGAGATTCAGGAAGTTAATTGA